One segment of Streptomyces sp. YIM 121038 DNA contains the following:
- a CDS encoding MarR family transcriptional regulator: protein MAQTPPPPCTPAHLAAQATRLAAAMDAVTDAEAAQRGLTRADFEVLAALRGAGAALGYRLRPGELAERCHLSSGGTSNIIRRMAESGYVVREADLHDGRGSWAQLTEEGRRVVDAVRRAADAVYGELLRVLPGGAVDALSGLISLVAAALEQAPAPGAGGVPAPGRARRIVRAPRPAPRR from the coding sequence ATGGCCCAGACACCCCCGCCACCGTGCACCCCGGCGCACCTGGCCGCCCAGGCCACCCGCCTGGCGGCCGCCATGGACGCCGTCACCGACGCCGAAGCCGCCCAGCGGGGCCTGACCCGCGCCGACTTCGAGGTCCTGGCCGCCCTGCGCGGGGCCGGCGCGGCGCTCGGCTACCGGCTGCGGCCCGGTGAACTCGCCGAGCGCTGCCACCTGTCCTCCGGCGGCACCAGCAACATCATCCGCAGGATGGCCGAGTCCGGCTATGTGGTCCGCGAGGCCGACCTGCACGACGGGCGCGGCTCGTGGGCGCAGCTGACCGAGGAGGGGCGCCGGGTGGTGGACGCGGTGCGCCGGGCCGCGGACGCCGTCTACGGCGAGCTGCTGCGGGTGCTGCCCGGCGGCGCGGTGGACGCCCTGTCCGGGCTGATCTCCCTGGTGGCCGCCGCCCTGGAACAGGCCCCCGCCCCGGGGGCGGGCGGGGTGCCGGCCCCGGGGCGGGCCCGCAGGATCGTCCGGGCCCCGCGGCCCGCCCCCAGACGCTGA
- a CDS encoding aminotransferase class IV has protein sequence MPHQPTAWFAWRPGSHLAPADAPRAPLLAADSFLVQDGRARFLAGHRARFQAACRAAGAGPGLDVAGFLDQAADRLPRTGAWFPRIELLGGHRPVLGLRLRPAPARTTQVRLSPWYGPDPRTCPRRKGPDLDALAALRAHAREKGADDYLLTAPGGWGSEATSATLLWWDGEQLCLPAPRLPVLPGITAAWITARATRLGVPLAPRPARPADLSGHEVWLVNALHGIRPVTAWPHTPYRAGPAPRAAAWQQAWQDAARPLPAPQPAARP, from the coding sequence GTGCCCCACCAGCCCACGGCCTGGTTCGCCTGGCGGCCCGGCTCCCACCTGGCCCCCGCCGACGCGCCCCGCGCCCCGCTCCTGGCCGCCGACTCCTTCCTCGTCCAGGACGGCCGGGCCCGGTTCCTGGCCGGGCACCGGGCCCGCTTCCAGGCCGCCTGCCGGGCCGCGGGCGCCGGCCCCGGCCTGGACGTGGCGGGCTTCCTGGACCAGGCGGCGGACCGGCTGCCGCGCACCGGCGCCTGGTTCCCGCGCATCGAACTCCTCGGCGGCCACCGGCCGGTCCTGGGCCTGCGCCTGCGGCCCGCCCCCGCCCGCACCACCCAGGTGCGCCTGAGTCCCTGGTACGGGCCCGACCCGCGCACCTGCCCGCGCCGCAAGGGCCCCGACCTGGACGCCCTGGCCGCCCTGCGCGCCCACGCCCGCGAGAAGGGCGCCGACGACTACCTGCTGACCGCCCCCGGCGGCTGGGGCAGCGAAGCCACCTCCGCCACCCTGCTGTGGTGGGACGGCGAGCAACTGTGCCTGCCCGCACCCCGCCTGCCCGTCCTGCCCGGCATCACCGCCGCCTGGATCACCGCCCGCGCCACCCGCCTCGGCGTGCCCCTGGCCCCCCGCCCGGCCCGCCCGGCCGACCTGAGCGGACACGAGGTGTGGCTGGTCAACGCCCTGCACGGGATCCGGCCCGTGACCGCCTGGCCCCACACCCCCTACCGGGCCGGACCCGCCCCGCGCGCCGCCGCCTGGCAGCAGGCCTGGCAGGACGCCGCCCGCCCCCTGCCCGCCCCGCAGCCGGCCGCCCGCCCCTGA
- a CDS encoding FAD-dependent oxidoreductase yields the protein MAPPSPQPAPHPVLVVGAGPVGLAAALALRHHRIPVTVIEADPADRRRPGSRALFVHRDTLALLATISPGLDQTLIDHGVIWPTRRTVYRDRDVFTRTYPAKPAAGGLPPFTSLRQVETEKHLLRACHAAGVRFLWDSPVTGTEPGPEGVRVFTADGTVHHARFVIAADGARSAVRHALGIPMSGTRSKAFHVVVDVAEDPTDPLPLERVFTYEHPALDGRSVMRVPFAGGFQLDLQCKDGDDPEQWATEEAARAWVARVVPPAYAERLLWVSRYHFLQVVADSFTDPAHRVMLVGEASHLFPPFGARGMNSGIADSVAAAEAVAQALAGGEHTAAVGAFAHARREAALFNSRAAGTALAHLRPRHRRTRLLQQFSARMAPLVPAWGEWLERAPYGPRTAPATAVHGRY from the coding sequence ATGGCACCCCCCTCGCCCCAGCCCGCACCCCACCCCGTCCTGGTGGTCGGCGCGGGCCCGGTCGGACTCGCCGCGGCCCTGGCCCTGCGCCACCACCGCATCCCCGTCACCGTCATCGAAGCCGACCCCGCCGACCGCCGGCGGCCCGGCAGCCGCGCCCTGTTCGTCCACCGCGACACCCTGGCCCTGCTCGCCACCATCAGCCCCGGCCTGGACCAGACCCTCATCGACCACGGCGTCATCTGGCCCACCCGCCGCACCGTCTACCGCGACCGCGACGTCTTCACCCGCACCTACCCCGCCAAGCCCGCCGCCGGCGGCCTGCCGCCCTTCACCAGCCTGCGCCAGGTCGAGACCGAAAAGCACCTGCTGCGCGCCTGCCACGCCGCCGGCGTCCGCTTCCTGTGGGACTCCCCCGTCACCGGCACCGAACCCGGCCCCGAGGGCGTACGGGTGTTCACCGCCGACGGCACCGTCCACCACGCCCGGTTCGTCATCGCCGCCGACGGCGCCCGCTCCGCCGTGCGCCACGCCCTGGGCATCCCCATGAGCGGCACCCGCTCCAAGGCCTTCCACGTCGTGGTCGACGTCGCCGAGGACCCCACCGACCCCCTGCCCCTGGAACGCGTGTTCACCTACGAACACCCCGCCCTGGACGGCCGCAGCGTGATGCGGGTGCCCTTCGCCGGCGGCTTCCAGCTCGACCTGCAGTGCAAGGACGGCGACGACCCCGAGCAGTGGGCCACCGAGGAGGCCGCCCGCGCCTGGGTGGCCCGCGTGGTGCCCCCCGCCTACGCCGAGCGCCTGCTGTGGGTCTCGCGCTACCACTTCCTGCAGGTCGTCGCCGACTCCTTCACCGACCCCGCCCACCGGGTGATGCTGGTGGGCGAGGCCTCGCACCTGTTCCCGCCGTTCGGGGCCCGCGGCATGAACAGCGGCATCGCCGACTCGGTGGCCGCCGCCGAGGCCGTCGCCCAGGCCCTGGCCGGCGGCGAACACACCGCCGCCGTCGGCGCGTTCGCCCACGCCCGCCGCGAGGCGGCCCTGTTCAACTCCCGCGCGGCCGGCACCGCCCTGGCCCACCTGCGCCCGCGCCACCGCAGGACCCGGCTGCTGCAGCAGTTCTCCGCCCGCATGGCCCCGCTGGTGCCCGCCTGGGGCGAGTGGCTGGAGCGCGCCCCCTACGGGCCGCGCACCGCACCGGCCACCGCCGTGCACGGAAGGTACTGA
- the wecB gene encoding UDP-N-acetylglucosamine 2-epimerase (non-hydrolyzing), producing MRSVAVVLGTRPEAIKFAPVIRALKDDPRFAPTVISTGQHRQMLDETLEAFGLRPDIDLEIMAPRQTLSQVTSRSLQGLGEVFKDLQTEAVLVHGDTATTLAGALSGFHHQIPVIHVEAGLRSGHLNSPFPEEGNRRLVAQVSALHLAPTPGNRANLLREGIADDTIVVTGNTVIDALRWASDRAQDYGSDAIEDLDSDNRRVVLASAHRREAWPDLPQIAEAFASIADEPDVRVVIPLHRNPVVRDALLPRIGNHPNITVVDPLSYLCFSKLMRRADLIVSDSSGAQEEGPALGKPTLVLGSVTERSEAVVAGTARLVGTKTSGIVQAACELLRDPGAYDRMANATNPYGDGRATERTVDAIAHYFGDSPAPDQFTPAIAIDELSAELARTATFARA from the coding sequence ATGCGTTCCGTAGCCGTTGTCCTTGGTACCCGCCCCGAAGCCATCAAGTTCGCCCCCGTCATCCGCGCCCTGAAGGACGACCCGCGCTTCGCCCCGACCGTCATCTCCACCGGCCAGCACCGCCAGATGCTGGACGAGACCCTGGAGGCCTTCGGCCTCAGGCCCGACATCGACCTGGAGATCATGGCGCCGCGCCAGACACTGTCCCAGGTGACCTCCCGCTCCCTGCAGGGCCTGGGCGAGGTCTTCAAGGACCTGCAGACCGAGGCCGTCCTCGTGCACGGCGACACCGCCACCACCCTGGCCGGCGCCCTGTCCGGTTTCCACCACCAGATCCCCGTCATCCACGTCGAGGCCGGCCTGCGCAGCGGCCACCTCAACTCCCCCTTCCCCGAGGAGGGCAACCGCCGCCTGGTCGCCCAGGTCTCCGCCCTGCACCTGGCCCCCACCCCCGGCAACCGCGCCAACCTGCTGCGCGAGGGCATCGCCGACGACACCATCGTCGTCACCGGCAACACCGTCATCGACGCCCTGCGCTGGGCCAGCGACCGCGCCCAGGACTACGGCTCGGACGCCATCGAGGACCTCGACAGCGACAACCGCCGCGTGGTCCTGGCCTCCGCCCACCGCCGCGAGGCCTGGCCGGACCTGCCGCAGATCGCCGAGGCCTTCGCCAGCATCGCCGACGAGCCCGACGTCCGCGTGGTCATCCCGCTGCACCGCAACCCCGTCGTGCGCGACGCGCTGCTGCCCCGCATCGGCAACCACCCCAACATCACGGTCGTCGACCCGCTGTCCTACCTGTGCTTCAGCAAGCTGATGCGCCGCGCCGACCTCATCGTCTCCGACAGCAGCGGCGCCCAGGAGGAAGGCCCCGCCCTCGGCAAGCCGACCCTGGTGCTCGGCAGCGTCACCGAGCGCTCCGAGGCCGTCGTCGCCGGCACCGCCCGCCTGGTCGGCACCAAGACGTCCGGCATCGTCCAGGCCGCCTGCGAACTCCTGCGCGACCCCGGCGCCTACGACCGCATGGCCAACGCCACCAACCCCTACGGCGACGGCCGCGCCACCGAGCGCACCGTCGACGCCATCGCCCACTACTTCGGCGACAGCCCCGCCCCCGACCAGTTCACCCCGGCCATCGCCATCGACGAGCTGTCCGCGGAGCTGGCCCGCACCGCCACCTTCGCCCGCGCCTGA
- a CDS encoding VCBS repeat-containing protein, giving the protein MSADSLSAFRAPKFTAELVADQLRDGYWLEAPDLNSDNKPDLFGYGLRLGEIYWYQNDEKWTRRLVADKIKMPVGADYADVNGNGRPDIILCYDLYGPIGTIQDANTEGGKIDWLENPGSPDKDESRWKRHYVGRATGMHRLRAGYFTQTERLEIIGLPIVAKEDVHAVLPVVMFTQPDDAQTAEEWPMTVIDDCHYRMIHGAEKKQGLIPGSDRESLLLASDEGVTWMFYDENKKEWVRKLIGTGELTQFEQTGFRGSGDLNVGRMGEDAMGYVAAVEPFHGNTVAVYTKATDGRPEDVEWNRVLLDVYGDPNENGEGPGHQIVTADFDGDGEDEFLVALRGPWPWQGVMYYKAIDLKNGVWAKWRVSDESVARIATADFNGDGRLDFATIAYSVQHYYVAKDAKLMVYRNEIDAQ; this is encoded by the coding sequence ATGAGCGCCGACTCCCTGTCCGCCTTCCGCGCCCCGAAGTTCACCGCCGAGCTCGTCGCCGACCAGCTGCGCGACGGCTACTGGCTGGAGGCCCCGGACCTCAACAGCGACAACAAGCCCGACCTGTTCGGCTACGGCCTGCGCCTGGGCGAGATCTACTGGTACCAGAACGACGAGAAGTGGACCCGCCGCCTGGTCGCCGACAAGATCAAGATGCCGGTCGGCGCCGACTACGCCGACGTCAACGGCAACGGCCGCCCCGACATCATCCTCTGCTACGACCTCTACGGCCCCATCGGCACCATCCAGGACGCCAACACCGAGGGCGGCAAGATCGACTGGCTGGAGAACCCCGGCAGCCCCGACAAGGACGAGTCCCGCTGGAAGAGGCACTACGTGGGCCGCGCCACCGGCATGCACCGCCTGCGGGCCGGCTACTTCACCCAGACCGAGCGCCTGGAGATCATCGGCCTGCCCATCGTCGCCAAGGAAGACGTCCACGCCGTCCTGCCGGTGGTGATGTTCACCCAGCCCGACGACGCGCAGACGGCCGAGGAGTGGCCGATGACGGTCATCGACGACTGCCACTACCGGATGATCCACGGCGCGGAGAAGAAGCAGGGCCTCATCCCCGGCTCGGACCGCGAGTCCCTCCTGCTGGCCTCCGACGAGGGCGTCACCTGGATGTTCTACGACGAGAACAAGAAGGAGTGGGTCCGCAAGCTCATCGGCACCGGCGAACTGACCCAGTTCGAGCAGACCGGCTTCCGCGGCAGCGGCGACCTGAACGTCGGCCGCATGGGCGAGGACGCGATGGGCTACGTCGCCGCTGTGGAGCCCTTCCACGGCAACACCGTCGCCGTCTACACCAAGGCCACCGACGGCCGGCCCGAGGACGTCGAGTGGAACCGCGTCCTGCTGGACGTCTACGGCGACCCGAACGAGAACGGCGAGGGCCCCGGCCACCAGATCGTCACCGCCGACTTCGACGGCGACGGCGAGGACGAGTTCCTGGTCGCCCTGCGCGGCCCGTGGCCCTGGCAGGGCGTCATGTACTACAAGGCCATCGACCTGAAGAACGGCGTCTGGGCCAAGTGGCGGGTCTCCGACGAGTCCGTGGCCCGCATCGCCACCGCCGACTTCAACGGCGACGGCCGCCTGGACTTCGCCACCATCGCCTACTCGGTGCAGCACTACTACGTGGCCAAGGACGCCAAGCTCATGGTCTACCGCAACGAGATCGACGCCCAGTAA
- a CDS encoding FAD/NAD(P)-binding protein — protein MNSRPLTLAIVGAGPRGLSVLERTLAGARTLATRPLTVHVIDPFPPGAGAVWRTDQPAHLLMNTVASQVTVFTDASVRMKGPLVHGPSLYQWARSLPRSRTVHPAWVLEQARTLRPDAYPTRAFYGHYLRWAFAHIVSRAPAHTSVRTHATRATALEDTGPHPHGPQTLRLADGTVLTGLDAVVLAQGHTPVRPTATESGLAAYAARHQLRYLAPANPADLDLSAIAPGETVLLRGLGLNFFDHMALFTLGRGGTFHRRQGRLAYRPSGREPHLVAGSRRGVPYHARGENEKGAFGRHTPRLLTAERIARLRRQQPLDFAAQLWPLIATEVEAVYYRTLLAAEGRPRAGRDLAERYLAAPSPQARASLLDTHHVAAGRRWDWEQIAKPYKETSFTGPGDFTAWLLAHLRRDVDQARQGNLSGPVKAALDVLRDLRNEIRQVVDHGGLSADSHREDLERWYTPLNAYLSIGPPASRIEEMAALIEAGVLDVIGPEVDIRPAQGPDGPVFAATSAAVPGRPVTARTLIEARLPDGDLHRTADPLLRHLLVSGQARLHTLTGPHGDYETGGLAVTARPYHLIDSAGRAHPRRFAYGVPTEAVHWATAAGIRPGVDSVILGDADAIARSLLALPAHSTPPGYGAALTGRAPRPVTDSVPPVMAAATGRE, from the coding sequence ATGAACAGCCGCCCCCTGACCCTGGCCATCGTCGGCGCCGGCCCCCGAGGCCTGTCCGTCCTGGAGCGGACCCTCGCCGGCGCCCGCACCCTGGCCACCCGCCCGCTGACCGTGCACGTCATCGACCCCTTCCCGCCCGGCGCGGGCGCCGTGTGGCGCACCGACCAGCCCGCCCACCTGCTGATGAACACCGTCGCCTCCCAGGTGACCGTCTTCACCGACGCCTCGGTGCGCATGAAGGGGCCGCTGGTGCACGGCCCGAGCCTGTACCAGTGGGCGCGCTCCCTGCCGCGCTCGCGCACCGTCCACCCCGCCTGGGTGCTGGAGCAGGCCCGCACCCTGCGCCCCGACGCCTACCCCACCCGCGCCTTCTACGGCCACTACCTGCGCTGGGCGTTCGCCCACATCGTCTCCCGCGCCCCCGCCCACACCAGCGTGCGCACCCACGCCACCCGCGCCACCGCCCTGGAGGACACCGGGCCGCACCCGCACGGCCCGCAGACCCTGCGCCTGGCCGACGGCACCGTCCTGACCGGCCTGGACGCGGTGGTCCTCGCCCAGGGCCACACCCCGGTGCGCCCGACGGCCACCGAGAGCGGCCTGGCCGCCTACGCCGCCCGCCACCAGCTGCGCTACCTCGCCCCCGCCAACCCCGCCGACCTGGACCTGTCCGCCATCGCCCCGGGCGAGACGGTGCTGCTGCGCGGCCTGGGCCTGAACTTCTTCGACCACATGGCCCTGTTCACCCTCGGCCGCGGCGGCACCTTCCACCGCCGCCAGGGCCGCCTGGCCTACCGGCCCTCGGGCCGCGAACCGCACCTGGTGGCCGGCTCCCGGCGCGGCGTGCCCTACCACGCGCGCGGCGAGAACGAGAAGGGCGCCTTCGGCCGCCACACCCCCCGCCTGCTGACCGCCGAGCGCATCGCCCGCCTGCGCCGGCAACAGCCCCTGGACTTCGCCGCCCAGCTGTGGCCGCTGATCGCCACCGAGGTGGAGGCCGTCTACTACCGCACCCTGCTGGCCGCCGAAGGCCGCCCGCGCGCGGGCCGGGACCTGGCCGAGCGCTATCTGGCCGCCCCCTCCCCCCAGGCCCGCGCCTCCCTGCTGGACACCCACCACGTGGCCGCCGGCCGGCGCTGGGACTGGGAGCAGATCGCCAAGCCCTACAAGGAGACCTCCTTCACCGGCCCCGGCGACTTCACCGCCTGGCTCCTGGCCCATCTGCGGCGCGATGTGGACCAGGCCCGCCAGGGCAACCTCAGCGGGCCGGTCAAGGCCGCCCTGGACGTCCTGCGCGACTTACGCAACGAGATCCGCCAGGTCGTCGACCACGGCGGGCTGAGCGCCGACTCCCACCGCGAGGACCTCGAGCGCTGGTACACCCCGCTCAACGCCTACCTGTCCATCGGCCCGCCCGCCTCACGCATCGAGGAGATGGCCGCGCTGATCGAGGCCGGCGTGCTGGACGTGATCGGCCCCGAGGTGGACATCCGCCCGGCCCAGGGCCCCGACGGGCCCGTGTTCGCGGCCACCTCCGCGGCCGTGCCCGGGCGGCCGGTGACCGCGCGCACCCTCATCGAGGCCCGGCTGCCCGACGGCGACCTGCACCGCACCGCCGACCCGCTGCTGCGCCACCTGCTGGTGAGCGGGCAGGCCCGCCTGCACACCCTGACCGGCCCGCACGGCGACTACGAGACCGGCGGCCTGGCCGTCACCGCCCGCCCCTACCACCTCATCGACAGCGCCGGGCGCGCCCACCCGCGCCGCTTCGCCTACGGCGTGCCGACCGAGGCGGTGCACTGGGCGACCGCGGCGGGCATCCGCCCGGGAGTGGACTCCGTCATCCTGGGCGACGCCGACGCCATCGCCCGCAGCCTGCTGGCGCTGCCCGCGCACAGCACGCCCCCCGGCTACGGCGCCGCGCTCACCGGGCGCGCACCCCGGCCGGTCACCGACAGCGTCCCGCCGGTCATGGCCGCCGCCACCGGCCGCGAATAG
- a CDS encoding phosphomannomutase/phosphoglucomutase, with translation MSGLVKAYDIRGIVPEQWDASLAELFGAAFARVTGAAAIVVGHDMRPTSPALALAFSQGAALGGCAVTQIGLCSTDQLYYASGALDLPGAMFTASHNPAQYNGIKMCRAGAAPVGQDTGLADIRALVERWLAEGAPPSLTAAGALTRRDTLGDYAAHLRSLVDLSGIRPLKVVVDAGNGMGGHTVPTVFEGLPLTLVPMYFELDGTFPNHEANPLDPANIVDLQQRVREEGADLGIAFDGDADRCFVVDERGEPVSPSAITALVAARELARNGGSGTVIHNLITSWTVPEVVRENGGTPVRTRVGHSFIKEEMAKSGAIFGGEHSAHYYFRDFWNADTGMLAALHVLAALGGQDGPLSGLVAAYDRYAGSGELNSTVTDSQARLAALHAAYRGREGVRVDELDGLTVSGADWWFNVRASNTEPVLRLNVEAREQAVMARVRDEVLAIVRA, from the coding sequence CTGTCGGGCCTGGTCAAGGCCTACGACATCCGCGGGATCGTCCCCGAGCAGTGGGACGCCTCCCTGGCCGAGCTCTTCGGCGCCGCCTTCGCCCGGGTGACGGGCGCGGCCGCGATCGTCGTCGGGCACGACATGCGGCCCACCTCGCCCGCCCTGGCCCTGGCCTTCTCCCAGGGCGCGGCCCTGGGCGGCTGCGCGGTCACCCAGATCGGCCTGTGCTCCACGGACCAGCTGTACTACGCCTCGGGCGCCCTGGACCTGCCGGGGGCGATGTTCACCGCCTCGCACAACCCGGCGCAGTACAACGGCATCAAGATGTGCCGCGCGGGCGCCGCCCCGGTGGGCCAGGACACCGGTCTGGCCGACATCCGCGCCCTGGTGGAGCGCTGGCTGGCCGAGGGCGCGCCGCCCTCGCTGACCGCGGCGGGCGCGCTCACCCGCCGCGACACCCTGGGGGACTACGCGGCGCACTTGCGGTCCCTGGTCGACCTGTCGGGGATCCGGCCGCTGAAGGTGGTCGTGGACGCGGGCAACGGCATGGGCGGTCACACGGTGCCCACCGTCTTCGAGGGCCTGCCCCTGACACTCGTACCGATGTACTTCGAGCTGGACGGCACCTTCCCCAACCACGAGGCCAACCCCCTGGACCCGGCGAACATCGTGGACCTCCAGCAGCGGGTGCGCGAAGAGGGCGCCGACCTGGGCATCGCCTTCGACGGCGACGCCGACCGCTGCTTCGTCGTCGACGAGAGGGGCGAGCCGGTCTCCCCCTCGGCGATCACCGCCCTGGTCGCCGCCCGCGAACTGGCCCGCAACGGCGGCTCCGGCACCGTCATCCACAACCTGATCACCTCCTGGACCGTCCCCGAAGTCGTGCGGGAGAACGGCGGCACGCCGGTCCGTACGCGCGTGGGGCACTCCTTCATCAAGGAGGAGATGGCCAAGTCGGGCGCGATCTTCGGCGGCGAGCACTCCGCGCACTACTACTTCCGCGACTTCTGGAACGCCGACACCGGCATGCTCGCCGCCCTGCACGTCCTGGCCGCCCTCGGCGGCCAGGACGGCCCCCTGTCGGGCCTGGTGGCCGCCTACGACCGCTACGCGGGCTCCGGCGAGCTCAACTCCACCGTCACCGACAGCCAGGCCCGCCTGGCGGCCCTGCACGCCGCCTACCGGGGCCGTGAGGGCGTGCGCGTGGACGAACTCGACGGGCTCACCGTCAGCGGCGCCGACTGGTGGTTCAACGTGCGCGCCTCCAACACCGAACCCGTGCTGCGCCTGAACGTCGAGGCCCGTGAACAGGCGGTGATGGCCCGCGTCCGCGACGAGGTGCTGGCCATCGTCCGCGCCTGA
- a CDS encoding MsnO8 family LLM class oxidoreductase, with protein MDRAPLRLSVLDQSPIGEDQSAAEALRASAGLAQSVDTLGYTRYWVAEHHNSPGFAGTAPEILAGQLLAVTRHLRVGTGGVLLPRYRAAKVAEVFNVLAALHPGRVDLGIGRAGGPADRFPAQVEEVRLHLGLIDGRRPETDQSAPVPPQLWLLGAGTNSARHAGQLGASFAYAYFLTHKPGGPVLDAYRAALTRAGQPGRRGVVAVRAVTADTAAKAEELAQSVLLWRSRKDLGQDLPLPSPASVRAHRWSSLETERAAVLRRTLVAGTPEQVHARLSALAADHGTDELLVNTLTADPADRVRSYQLLAQAFQLTAPRPDAVPV; from the coding sequence ATGGACCGGGCCCCGCTGCGCCTGTCGGTACTGGACCAGTCCCCCATCGGCGAGGACCAGTCGGCCGCCGAGGCCCTGCGCGCCTCCGCCGGCCTCGCCCAGAGCGTGGACACCCTGGGCTACACCCGCTACTGGGTGGCCGAACACCACAACTCCCCCGGCTTCGCCGGCACCGCCCCCGAGATCCTGGCCGGACAGCTCCTGGCCGTCACCCGCCACCTGCGCGTGGGCACCGGCGGCGTCCTGCTGCCCCGCTACCGGGCGGCGAAGGTCGCCGAGGTCTTCAACGTCCTGGCCGCCCTGCACCCGGGCCGGGTCGACCTCGGGATCGGGCGCGCGGGCGGACCCGCCGACCGCTTCCCCGCCCAGGTGGAAGAGGTACGCCTGCATCTGGGCCTCATCGACGGGCGGCGCCCGGAGACCGACCAGAGCGCGCCGGTGCCCCCGCAGCTGTGGCTGCTCGGCGCGGGCACCAACTCCGCCCGCCACGCCGGGCAGCTGGGCGCCTCCTTCGCCTACGCCTACTTCCTGACCCACAAGCCGGGCGGACCGGTCCTGGACGCCTACCGTGCCGCCCTGACCCGCGCCGGGCAGCCCGGGCGGCGCGGGGTGGTGGCCGTGCGCGCGGTGACCGCGGACACCGCGGCCAAGGCCGAGGAGCTGGCCCAGAGCGTGCTGCTGTGGCGCAGCCGCAAGGACCTGGGCCAGGACCTGCCCCTGCCCTCACCGGCCAGCGTGCGCGCCCACCGGTGGAGCTCCCTGGAGACGGAACGGGCCGCGGTGCTGCGCCGCACCCTGGTGGCGGGCACCCCCGAGCAGGTCCACGCCCGCCTGAGCGCGCTCGCCGCCGACCACGGCACCGACGAGCTCCTGGTGAACACCCTCACCGCCGACCCCGCCGACCGGGTGCGCTCCTACCAACTCCTCGCCCAGGCCTTCCAGCTGACGGCCCCCCGGCCCGACGCCGTCCCCGTCTAG